One genomic region from Falco rusticolus isolate bFalRus1 chromosome 19, bFalRus1.pri, whole genome shotgun sequence encodes:
- the LOC119159182 gene encoding small cell adhesion glycoprotein — MEAQHPRSAEELTTPALKKAHTPPLHEDANTALIAVVITLVFLTLLTVLVVIIVYLYRNKGSYLTYEQPVAEPDVALPMEDAPAKEKEEYFI, encoded by the exons ATGGAGGCTCAGCACCCTCGGAGCGCAG AGGAGCTGACAACCCCCGCCCTGAAGAAGGCTCACACCCCACCGCTCCACGAGGACGCCAACACAGCACTCATCGCAG TTGTCATCACGCTGGTGTTCCTCACCCTGCTGACGGTGCTGGTGGTGATCATCGTCTACCTGTACAGAAACAAAGGCAGCTACCTCACCTACGAGCAGCCGGTGGCGGAGCCCGACGTGGCGCTGCCGATGGAGGATGCTCCAgccaaggagaaagaagaatatTTCATCTGA